One window of Armatimonadota bacterium genomic DNA carries:
- a CDS encoding DegT/DnrJ/EryC1/StrS family aminotransferase — translation CFSFNGNKLITTGGGGMLVTDDEALARRARHLSTQARLPGPAYDHDEVGYNYRLTNVAAAIGLAQVEELPSLLGARRANAAAYDSAIAGMRGIRPAPHAAWADPSFWLYTAALDPERGPGARDRLLIDLSEAGVEARPIWTPLHRTRLWRDAPRLGGAVAESIFDVAFSLPSSSSLDEAGRARVVAALRAALADSAA, via the coding sequence TGCTTTAGTTTCAACGGCAACAAGCTGATCACGACAGGCGGTGGCGGGATGCTCGTCACCGACGATGAGGCGCTCGCACGACGGGCCCGCCACCTGTCTACTCAGGCGCGCCTCCCCGGCCCGGCCTACGACCACGATGAGGTGGGCTACAACTACCGGCTCACGAACGTCGCAGCAGCCATCGGGCTCGCCCAGGTCGAGGAACTGCCGTCGCTTCTGGGAGCGCGACGCGCCAACGCGGCGGCCTACGACAGCGCCATCGCCGGAATGCGCGGCATACGCCCGGCACCCCATGCGGCGTGGGCCGACCCGTCCTTCTGGCTGTACACCGCCGCCCTGGACCCGGAGCGCGGACCGGGGGCGCGCGACCGGCTTCTGATCGACCTGTCCGAAGCGGGCGTCGAGGCTCGGCCGATCTGGACACCCCTGCACCGCACGCGGCTCTGGCGCGACGCGCCGCGCCTCGGCGGCGCCGTCGCGGAGTCAATCTTCGACGTGGCGTTCAGCCTGCCGTCGTCGTCAAGCCTGGATGAGGCCGGCAGGGCGCGCGTCGTGGCGGCGCTGCGCGCAGCACTCGCGGATTCTGCGGCCTGA